In Armatimonadota bacterium, the genomic window ATCTGGGCAAGATGATGGGCATGCTGCCGCCGCTGTTCCCGTACTTCTACCATTACGACTACAATGACCTAGTCTTGCTCGCCCTGACCATCGTCATCGTGGTGGACGTGCTGATGGTGGCCCTCGCCCTCATCGGCGACATCAGCCGCCGCGCGCTGCCCCGGGGGAAGCCGTCGGCGCCGGTCGCCGCGGGGAATCCGCCCGCGGCGAGGAAGGCGCACGAGCCTCCGCCGCCCGGCGGGCCGCTGGGCGCGGTGCGCGATTTCGTGCTGGTAGCGGTGGGCGCGCTCTACATCGGGGGCCTGCTGTCATGTCTGATCTTCCTGCGGCGAGTGGATCCGGACTTCGCAGCCCCGTGGGGGGTGTGGCCAGTCGCGCTCTTGATCGCCGCGGTGTGGATTGCTGACACCGCCGCTTTCGCCGCCGGCAAGCTGCTGGACGGCCGCAAGCTGTGGCCTCGCCTGAGCCCCGGCAAGACTATCATCGGCACCATCGCCGGCATCGCCGCCTGCGCCATCGTCTTCGCCGTCGCCGCGGCGGTCGAGGTCGTGGGCGCCGAGGGCGGCGCGGCCATCAAGTTCGGCGCCATCGCCGCGGTGCTGGGGGTGGGGGCGGTCGTGGGGGTCGCGGGGCTGGGCGGCGACCTGGCCGAATCCGCGCTCAAGCGGTGGGCCGGGGTCAAGGACTCCGGCGATATCATCCGTGGTCACGGCGGCGTGCTCGACCGCTTCGATAGCCTGCTGTGGGCGGCGCCCGCCTTTCTCTACATCCTGGTGTCGTGGTACGCGCTGGTAGCGGACCTGTGAGCCGGTGACATGACAGGGACAGGCATTGCCGTCCTGGGCTCGACGGGATCCATCGGGCGCCAGACGCTCGAGGTCATCGCCGACGCGCCGGAGCACTTCCGGGTGGCGGCGCTGGCGGCGGCACGCAACGTCGAGGCGCTGGCGGAGCAGGCGCGCCGCTTCCAGCCCGACCTGGTCGTCGTGCTCGACGAATCCCGCGCGCCGGAGCTGCGGGCGCGGCTGGAGGGCGCCGGCGTCCGCGTCGCCGCGGGCCCCGCGGGAGTCGCGGAGGCGGCGACTCTCGATTGCGCGGCGACCGTGGTCGGGGCCATTTCGGGCATGGCGGGCCTCGCCCCGGTGCTCGCCGCCATCGGCGCCGGCAAGCGCATCGCCCTCGCCAACAAGGAACCCCTGGTCGCCGCCGGCGCGCTCATCATGGCCGAGGCGCGGCGCTGCGGCGCCGAGATCCTCCCCGTGGACAGCGAGCACAGCGCCCTGTTCCAGTGCCTGCTGGGCCATCGCCGACAGGACGTGCGCCGCCTCATTCTCACCGCCTCCGGCGGGGCGCTGCGCGACCTGTCGCCGGCGGAGCTGGCGGCGGTGACGCCGCAGCAGGCGCTCGCCCACCCCACCTGGGACATGGGGCCCAAGGTCACGGTGGATTCCGCCACCCTGATGAACAAGGGCCTGGAGGTGATCGAGGCGCGATGGTTGTTCGGGGTGGCGGTGGAGCGCATCGAGGTCGTCCTGCACCACCAGAGTATCGTCCATTCCCTGGTCGAGTTCGCCGACGGCGCGACCTTGGCCCAGCTCAGTCAGCCCGACATGCGCCTGCCCATCCAGTACGCCCTGGGCTACCCGGAGCGCCTGCCGCAGCGCCGGGGGGGGCTAGAGCTGAGCGAGGTCGGGGAGCTGACGTTCGGCGCGGTGGACTTCGATCGCTACCCCTGCCTGGGCTTGGCCTATCAGGTCGCGAGGCGCGGCGGCGCGGCCCCGGTCGCCCTCAACGGCGCCGACGAGGTGGCGGTGGCGGCGTTTCTGGCGGGGCGCATCGGCTTCCTCGATATCCCGCGCATCATCGCCACCGTGCTCGATCGCGTCGCCGCCGCCCCCGCCGACACCCTCGAACAGGTGGTCGCCGCCGACACGGCGGCGCGAAGCGCGGCCCACAACCTGCTTGATTAGTGGTATCATCACGAAAAGGCTGCTCCGGCGGCCCTGCGGAAAGATGACGTAGATGACGTTTCCCATTGCCCTGGCCATGCCGGCGCCCGGCATGTCGGTCCTGCTCACGCTCGCCCTGCTCGCCCTCATCATCCTCTTTCACGAGTTCGGCCATTTCGTCGTCGCCAAGCTCGCGGGGATGGCGGTGTATGAGTTCTCGCTGGGCTTCGGGCACCCGGTGCTGCTGTCGTTCAAGCGCGGGGGCACGCAGTATGCGCTGCGGCCGGTGCCCATCGGCGGTTTCGTCCGCATCGCCGGCATGGAGCCGGATGAGGATGTGCCCCACGGCTTCGACAAGAAGCCGGTGTGGGCGCGGCTGGCGGTCATCGCCTCCGGCTCGGGCATGAACCTCGTGCTCGCCGTCATCCTGTTCTGGGTGATCGGGCTGGTCTTCGGCGAGGTGGTGGGCAGCAGCACCTCGCTCGCCAGGGTCCTGCCCGGGACGCCCGCCGCTGTCGCCGGGCTGCATCCGGGCGACACCCTGGTGGACGCGGGGCCGGTGGCGGTCACCGCCCCCGAGGTGCGGGCCGCGCCGACCTCCAAGCCGTCGCGCCAGATGAGCGTCGAGCAGATGCACGACTTCATCAGCGGTCGCCCCGACATGCCCATGCGGCTGGTGGTCAAACGCGGGGACCGCTACCTTGCGTACCACCTGACGCCGCGCGAGGAGAAGGTGGAGGACCTCGAACCGACGCCCGACGGCCCGGGCCGGGTGGTGCTGCGCCCGGTCGGTCGCATCGGCGTCGTCTTCGCCGACATCACCCGGCCCATGGGCTTCTGGAAGTCCATCAAGTCCGGCTTCGTCGGCGCCTACGAGATGACCGCCGTGATGCTCAGGCTCTTGATGGGAATGGTTGGCGGCAAGGTGCCGGCGGCGGTCGGCGGGCCGCTCCAGATCGCCGACCTGATGAGCGATGCCGTGCGCGTCGGCTGGCGCCAGTTCCTGCTCTGGTCCGCGGTCATCAGCATCAACATCGGCGTCATCAACCTGCTGCCCATCCCCGCGCTCGACGGCTCGCGCCTGGTTTTCATCGCCATCGAGGGCATCCGCCGCCGTCCCATTGACAAGCGTCGGGAGGCGATCGTTCACCTCGTCGGGTTTGCGCTTCTGCTGCTGCTGCTGGCGCTGGTCACCCTCAAGGACATCGCGCACCTGATCGACAAGTACGTGGGGTAGGGCAATGGGGGCCACGCGCCAAGTGCGGGTCGGGGGGGTGCTCATCGGCGGCGGCGCGCCGGTGTCGGTGCAGTCCATGACCAAGACCGACACCCGCGATGTCGCCGCGACCCTGGCCCAGACCCACGAGCTCGAGCAGGCCGGCTGCGACCTGGTGCGCATCGCCGTCCCCGACGCAGAGGCCGCGCGCGCCCTCGCCCGCATCGCCGCGCAGGCGCCGCTGCCCGTGATCGCCGATATCCATTTCGATCATCGCCTGGCGCTGATGGCGCTGGAGGCGGGAGTGGACAAGCTGCGCCTCAACCCCGGCAACCTGCGCCGC contains:
- a CDS encoding phosphatidate cytidylyltransferase, which gives rise to MFRQRALSAAIGLPILYGLIFLDGYPWAHGLPLLAVVMVVSMLGAEEFRLLLCHRGFHPPKDLGKMMGMLPPLFPYFYHYDYNDLVLLALTIVIVVDVLMVALALIGDISRRALPRGKPSAPVAAGNPPAARKAHEPPPPGGPLGAVRDFVLVAVGALYIGGLLSCLIFLRRVDPDFAAPWGVWPVALLIAAVWIADTAAFAAGKLLDGRKLWPRLSPGKTIIGTIAGIAACAIVFAVAAAVEVVGAEGGAAIKFGAIAAVLGVGAVVGVAGLGGDLAESALKRWAGVKDSGDIIRGHGGVLDRFDSLLWAAPAFLYILVSWYALVADL
- a CDS encoding 1-deoxy-D-xylulose-5-phosphate reductoisomerase — encoded protein: MTGTGIAVLGSTGSIGRQTLEVIADAPEHFRVAALAAARNVEALAEQARRFQPDLVVVLDESRAPELRARLEGAGVRVAAGPAGVAEAATLDCAATVVGAISGMAGLAPVLAAIGAGKRIALANKEPLVAAGALIMAEARRCGAEILPVDSEHSALFQCLLGHRRQDVRRLILTASGGALRDLSPAELAAVTPQQALAHPTWDMGPKVTVDSATLMNKGLEVIEARWLFGVAVERIEVVLHHQSIVHSLVEFADGATLAQLSQPDMRLPIQYALGYPERLPQRRGGLELSEVGELTFGAVDFDRYPCLGLAYQVARRGGAAPVALNGADEVAVAAFLAGRIGFLDIPRIIATVLDRVAAAPADTLEQVVAADTAARSAAHNLLD
- a CDS encoding M50 family metallopeptidase encodes the protein MTFPIALAMPAPGMSVLLTLALLALIILFHEFGHFVVAKLAGMAVYEFSLGFGHPVLLSFKRGGTQYALRPVPIGGFVRIAGMEPDEDVPHGFDKKPVWARLAVIASGSGMNLVLAVILFWVIGLVFGEVVGSSTSLARVLPGTPAAVAGLHPGDTLVDAGPVAVTAPEVRAAPTSKPSRQMSVEQMHDFISGRPDMPMRLVVKRGDRYLAYHLTPREEKVEDLEPTPDGPGRVVLRPVGRIGVVFADITRPMGFWKSIKSGFVGAYEMTAVMLRLLMGMVGGKVPAAVGGPLQIADLMSDAVRVGWRQFLLWSAVISINIGVINLLPIPALDGSRLVFIAIEGIRRRPIDKRREAIVHLVGFALLLLLLALVTLKDIAHLIDKYVG